The following proteins are co-located in the Mus caroli chromosome 7, CAROLI_EIJ_v1.1, whole genome shotgun sequence genome:
- the LOC110298903 gene encoding cytochrome P450 2S1: MEAASTWVLLLALLLLLLLLPLTLLRTPARGYLPPGPTPLPFLGNLLQLRPGALYSGLLRLSKKYGPVFTVYLGPRRRVVVLVGHDAVREALGGQAEEFSGRGTLATLDKTFDGHGVFFANGERWKQLRKFTLLALRDLGMGKREGEELIQAEVQNLVEAFQKTEGRPFNPSMLLAQATSNVVCSLVFGIRLPYDDKEFQAVIQAASGTLLGISSPWGQAYEMFSWLLQPLPGPHTQLQHHLGTLAAFTIQQVQKHQGRFQTSGPARDVVDAFLLKMAQEKQDPGTEFTEKNLLMTVTYLLFAGTMTIGATIRYALLLLLRYPQVQQRVREELIQELGPGRAPSLSDRVRLPYTDAVLHEAQRLLALVPMGMPHTITRTTCFRGYTLPKGTEVFPLIGSILHDPAVFQNPGEFHPGRFLDDDGRLRKHEAFLPYSLGKRVCLGEGLARAELWLFFTSILQAFSLETPCPPGDLSLKPAISGLFNIPPDFQLRVWPTGDQSR, encoded by the exons ATGGAGGCAGCCAGCACCTGGGTGCTGCTGCtggccctgctgctgctgctactactgctGCCTCTGACGCTATTAAGGACCCCGGCCCGAGGCTACCTACCCCCGGGGCCCACGCCGCTGCCGTTCCTGGGGAACCTCCTGCAGCTGCGTCCCGGGGCTCTGTACTCGGGGCTTTTGCGG CTAAGTAAGAAGTATGGGCCTGTGTTCACGGTATACCTGGGCCCCCGGCGCCGCGTGGTGGTCCTGGTTGGACATGATGCTGTAAGAGAAGCCTTGGGAGGTCAGGCTGAGGAATTCAGCGGGCGTGGAACATTGGCAACGCTGGATAAGACCTTTGATGGTCACG GAGTTTTCTTTGCCAATGGGGAGCGGTGGAAACAGCTGAGGAAATTCACCCTGCTCGCTCTACGGGACCTGGGCATGGGCAAGCGAGAAGGCGAGGAGCTGATCCAGGCGGAGGTGCAGAATCTGGTGGAGGCTTTCCAGAAGACAGAAG GACGTCCATTCAACCCTTCCATGCTGCTGGCCCAGGCCACCTCTAATGTCGTCTGTTCCCTTGTCTTTGGCATCCGTTTGCCCTACGACGATAAAGAGTTCCAGGCTGTGATCCAGGCAGCAAGTGGTACCTTGTTAGGGATCAGCTCTCCGTGGGGCCAG GCCTACGAGATGTTCTCCTGGCTACTGCAGCCCCTGCCAGGCCCCCACACACAGCTCCAGCACCACTTGGGCACCCTGGCTGCCTTCACTATCCAGCAGGTACAGAAACACCAGGGACGCTTCCAAACCTCAGGTCCTGCACGTGACGTCGTTGATGCCTTCCTGCTAAAGATGGCACAG GAGAAACAAGACCCAGGTACAGAATTCACCGAGAAGAACTTGCTGATGACGGTCACATACCTGCTGTTTGCTGGGACCATGACCATCGGTGCCACCATCCGCTAtgccctcctgctcctgctgagATACCCTCAAGTCCAGC AGCGCGTCCGGGAGGAGCTCATACAGGAGCTGGGTCCTGGCAGGGCTCCGAGTCTCAGCGATCGAGTTCGCCTCCCTTACACGGATGCCGTTTTACACGAGGCACAGCGGCTCCTGGCACTGGTACCCATGGGCATGCCCCACACCATCACGAGGACCACTTGCTTCCGAGGGTACACTCTGCCCAAG ggCACTGAGGTCTTTCCTCTGATTGGCTCCATACTGCATGACCCTGCGGTTTTCCAGAACCCAGGAGAGTTCCATCCAGGCCGCTTCCTGGACGATGATGGTCGGTTGAGAAAACACGAAGCCTTCCTGCCCTACTCCTTAG GTAAGCGAGTCTGCCTGGGAGAAGGCCTGGCTCGGGCCGAGTTGTGGCTTTTCTTCACTTCCATCTTGCAAGCCTTCTCCCTGGAGACCCCGTGCCCACCGGGTGACCTGAGCCTGAAGCCAGCCATCAGTGGACTTTTCAACATCCCCCCGGACTTCCAGCTGCGGGTCTGGCCCACTGGCGACCAGTCCAGATGA